One part of the Lycium ferocissimum isolate CSIRO_LF1 chromosome 8, AGI_CSIRO_Lferr_CH_V1, whole genome shotgun sequence genome encodes these proteins:
- the LOC132067103 gene encoding uncharacterized protein LOC132067103: protein MHASDIEAVELASYKLRDVAVYWYSTWVASREVNAPPPAWQEFVDVFLRQYLSSEIRQARADRFLNVRQGNMSAREYSLHFNSLSRYAPAMVADMGDRVHRFVNRLGPHLVDDMDISHNQAHAQNLEERQQQRRSERDYNRGYSKRARSSGAISEFREGQRQQYSRHSGQLAASPAPRFVGKRFDRPIYFRPGTDACYACGHPGHMMRNCPSRDGRGMVQSTGSAASSSSSVRPLGQSS, encoded by the exons ATGCATGCTTCAGATATTGAGgcggtagagttggcctcctatAAATTGCGAGATGTGGCTGTTTATTGGTATAGTACCTGGGTGGCTTCTAGAGAGGTAAATGCACCTCCACCGgcatggcaagagtttgtagatgtgTTTCTCCGACAGTATTTGTCGTCAGAGATTCGACAGGCTAGAGCTGATAGGTTCTTGAACGTCAGACAGGGGaacatgagtgctcgggagtatagccttcattttaattccttATCTCGatatgctccagctatggttgctgatatgggagatagagttcatCGATTTGTGAATAGATTAGGACCCCATTTGGTTGATGATATGGATATTTCTCATaatcaggcccatgcccaaaatctggAAGAGCGACAACAACAGCGAAGGAGTGAGCGTGATTATAataggggttatagtaagagggccagatcttcaGGTGCTATTAGTGAGTTCAGAGAGggtcagaggcagcagtattctaggcactcgggCCAGTTAGCGGCTAGTCCAGCTCCTCGATTTGtaggcaagagatttgatcgccccatttattTTAGACCAG GtacggatgcttgttatgcctgcggtCATCCAGGCCATATGATGCGCAACTGTCCATCTAGAGATGGTAGAGGTATGGTTCAGTCGACAGGATCAGCAGCTAGTTCTTCATCATCTGTACGCCCTCTGGGGCAAAGCTCATAG